The nucleotide window GACCGTCCTAAGAAAGGAGCCGTCAACTCTGGCGAGGCTCAACATGACGGTGAGCGGGGAGTTCCTGCTGTCGGGTGTTCTTGAGAGGGACGAGCTGATTGAGCTGTTCAGGAAGAGGTTGCTCGAGCACGAGGTCGTTCTCGTCTGCACCAACTGCGGGTGGCACTCGAAGACGAAGGTGGCGAGACTTCAAAACATTAATCTGAGGCAGTGCCCGCGCTGTGGTTCAAAGATGTTGGCGGTGGCGCACCCGATTGACGCCGAGGAGTTCCTCTCGGTGCTTGAGAAAGTGAGGCACGGAAAACCGCTGGAGAGGAAGGAGGAGAGAGCCTACAGGAAGCTGTTAAAGGCGGCAGATTTGGTCGATACCTACGGCTTCGAAGCGGTGTTAGCCTTGGCGAGCTACGGAACGGGACCGGATACTGCCGCGCGACTGCTTGCGCAGTACAAAGGGGATGCATTAATCCTCGCGCTCATGGAGAGGGAAAGGCAGTTCATAAGGACGAGGCGGTTCTGGGTCGATAGGAAGGAGAAGGAAAGCGACAAAGCCGGAAACGGAAGCTAGTAGAAATCCTCCAAATCCCAGATGAGGTAGCATTTCTTCCTCAGCCCCTCCTTTCCCTCAACGCTCCTCGCGATGATTCCAAACCGGAACTTTCCATCAAAGCGGACGAGCTCTGCTTTGCCCTCCAGCCCCTTCAAAATCCTCCCCGCGTCCCTTTCGCTCAGGTCCCGCCACTTAACCTCAATCAGGCTGGCGATGTCTCCTCCCAATGCAACGATGTCTATTTCTTCGCCCCTGAACCACCACCTGCCGAGGGTCTCGAACTCAAACGGCCTCTTGAAGAGAAGGAACTCCCTCGCGAGGTCCTCAAAGCGAACCGAGAAAACCTTGTAGAGGTCGGCGAGCTTGGCGGTTCCCGAGGCTATCTCGGCCATCTGGGGGTAAGTCAGAACAAACCAGCTCAGCAGAACCGGGTCGCTTATCCGATATAGGCTCACCTTCCTGCTCCCGAGGATTGGTGTTTCCTTCTCGACGAAGCCGAGCCTCATGAGGGTCTCGATGTAGGGGTAAACGCTCCTCGCCGGAAGGCCGAGGTAGTTCGCAATCCTCTCAAGCCTCCTGTTGCCCTCTGCAATCGCCCTGAGGATGGAGAAATAGCTTTTCAGCTCCCTCAGCTCCTCTCCGAGGATTATGTAGGGTTCGTCGTAGAACAGGCCGTAGTCGCTCAAGAACTCTTCTCTAACGAACTCCTCAATCGATGAGTAGCGGGAAGCGAGCCTCAGATAGGGCGGAATCCCTCCAACGAGCATGTAAGCTCGTATCCCATATTCTTTATCCTCAAAAAACTTCAGGGCGTTGGGGTAATCTAAGGGCTTCAGGTGAAGGCTCCTCGTCCTCCTGCCGTAGAGGGGCGAAGCGTGGCTCAGAACATCGTCCCACATCATGCCAAGCAGGGAGCCGGAGATGACGAGCATGACGTTTTTCTCACTCAGAATCCCGTCCCAGACCCTCTGGAGGTCGCTCAGAATCTTCCGGTCGGACTTTATGGCGTAGGTGAACTCGTCGAGGACTATGAGGCAGTCCTCTGCCCTCTCGGCGAGGTAACTCAGAAGGTCGAACCAGTTATCAGTCTCAACCTTCAGTATCAGCTCGTCCCTGAGGAACGAGGCAAGGGCGCGCTTGAACTCCCTCATCTGCACTTCCTTTATCGCCTCGGGGAACGTAAAGAAGAAGGTCTTCCTGCCCTTGGAGAACTCGCGCATCAGCCTCGTCTTTCCAACTCTCCTCCTTCCGTAGAGAACGACGAAAGACGGCCTATTCTCCCACTCCCGCTCGAGAACCTTCATTTCCTTCTCGCGGTCTATGAACTCCACAGCTTTCACCAGATTGTATAAGCGCGATTATATATAAATGCGTTTCGATGAAATCCCCAATCCCCAACCAGTAACTGGGGGCCTGCTTAATAAGATTGGGTCAAAGGGGAAAAAGAAAATCTCACTCCTTTGGTTCGTTCCCGCCGTAAATCTCGTTGAGGGCCTTGAGGAACTCACTTGCCGTAACAACGTCCCTGACGTCTATGCGCTCGAACTTGGTGTGCGAGATGTCGAGGTTGCCGGGGCCGAAGACTATCGTCCTCGTTCCGTTGTACATGAAGTTTATCGCGTCCGTCCAGCTCCTCATTCCGCCGAACTCGTCGAGACCCGTCCTGTCCATCGCCTTCTTGGCGAGCTGGACTATCTCCTCGTCCGGCTCGAGCCTGTAGCCGTCCCATATCTCGGTGTACTCGTAGCTCTTGGTGTACTCGTCGAGTATCGGGTCCATTAAATCCAGAACGTCCTCGACCTCCTGCTCCGGCAGAAGCCTCGCCTCGAGCCTTCCCTTGCACAGGGCGGGGATTAAGTAGACGGGGTTCTCGCAGACGAGCTCCTGAATGCCTATGTGCGGGTCGAAAAACTCGCCTTTAGCTTTGAAGGGTTCGAGCTTCTTGAGTTCTTCCAGCATCTTGTATGTCTCTTCAATCGCGTTGACACCGCTCTCCGGGCAGGCGCCGTGGGCTTCCTTGCCGTCCACTTCGAAATACGCCTCGATGTTGCCTGCGTGGGCGATGTGAACCTCAAGGTCGGTCGGCTCAAGGACAACGGCCATTCTCGGTTTGTAGCGCTCCATGAAGAGCGCGCTCCCGCGACCGCCGAGTTCCTCGTCGCTGACGAAGACAATGCCGACGTTAAGGTCTTTGTTTTCCTTCCTCAGCTCCTCGAGCATGAGCAGAATCGCGGCCGCTCCACCCTTGATGTCGCTCGCGCCGGTGCCGTAGATTATGTTTCCCCTGACGAAGGGCTCGGCTCGAATCGGTATGGTGTCAACGTGGACTTCGTAGAAAAGCTCCGCTTCCGGGTTCACAACGAGGTCTATTATCTCGCCGTCGCTCTCTATCTTGACGTCGTAGTCGAGCCTGTGCAGGAACTCCATGATGTGGAGCATGAGCCTGTCTTCCTGGCCCGAAGGCGAGGGTATCTTCAAAAGCTGGAGGAGTATCTCCTTCGCTCTCTCGGTCTTCATTTGGTTCACCTAACTTACCCTCGACGTCGCCCTTTATAAACCTCGGCATTCCAAGCATTCTTGGAGCCATATGAAAAGACATCACGCGCCGTTCAGATTTCACTCCCCACCCTCTGACAGCCACCCCTCCAAAGTCCGAGTGACGAGCCTTAGGAACTCCTCCTTCGTCCCGCCCCTCCGGTAAAACTCCTCGAGCAGTTCCATGAAGCGCTTCTCATCCTCACTGAACTTCTCCCCCATCCAGCGGAAGATTTTGAAGCGTTCCCCAAGGAGCTCGACGGTGTGAAAGCCCTCGTCCCTCGGGGTTGGCTCAAGGTCCTTCACGAGCTCGACGGTGTTTATCGTATCGTAGCCGAGTCTCTTCCAGAAAGCTATGGCGTCCTTATCCTGCGGCAGGACGAAGAGGTAAAGAGCCGAATCCCACTTTAGAACCTCCTCCTCGGCCCGCTCTACGAGCGCCCTTCCGATGCCCCTTCCCCTGAACTCGGGCCTTACGAAGAGCTCTTCCACCCAGAAACTTCCATCCCTGCTCGAAATCCTGATGAATCCAACGGTTTTTCCGTTTTCAACGGCGAGAAAGATTATGTCGCCCCTTTTGAAGTAATGCGTTGCCTCGACCCTGTACTCTGCCTCAGCGTGTGGACTCCAGCCCTGCTTTCCCCTGAGCTCCTTGAAAAACTCGATGTAAAGCCCTTGGAAGTCGGGGAGGTTTTCCTCGGTTAGGCGAATTATCTCCATTTATTCACCCCCTCACGAGCCTCTTCCGGAAAACCAGAACGTTCGGCTCCTCAGTCTCATCCCAGAGGGAGAGACCTAACCTTTTGAGTCCGGGCAGGAGAGGTTTGACTCCACTCGGGAGCATGACGTCGAAGTTCCCCCTCCCGCGCTCCTCAGCGACCCAAGCCATAGCGGGAAGCATCGCCTTGAGAGTTGCCAGGCCGACGTCGAGGGGCGTAAACGTCGCTCCTCTCCTTGAGACGAGGAAGCGGAAGCCGTTGAAGTCGTAAATGTGGGCGTTTTTCCGAATCCAGTCTAAAGCCTCTTCGCTCCTCCTCACGAAGCGCCAGCCGACGGGAATGAGGCCGAGTGTCAGGTCGCTCAGCTCCGGCTCGATTTGCTCGGGCTTCTCTGGCTGGAAGTCCGCAGTTTTGGCGCTGAAGATAAAGAACTTCGCCTTAACCCTAAAGCCCGTCTTTTCGGCCATCGCGATGCTCTCGCGGTTGAGGAAGTAGGTCGCGAACTCAAGGGCCTCGATTTTTCCCTCCTTCGCGAGTCTCTCGCCGAGCCGGAGCATAAAGTCGTGGAGCTTTCGCCCGTAGCCTCTTCCGCGGTAGTCGGGATGAACCCTCAGCCCCTCGAGCCAGCCGACCTTTCCGGGCAGAATGGTTAGCTTTGCCGTTCCAACGACCTTTCCGTCCACCTCGAGCACGTAAAACCCGCCGTCCTCAAGCCAATCATCAAAGACCCGTGCTAGATAATCCTCACCACCCCACGTCAGCCTCGCTATCTCCTCGATGAAGGGTTTATCGTCTGGCCTAGCCTC belongs to Thermococcus sp. AM4 and includes:
- a CDS encoding GNAT family N-acetyltransferase; protein product: MEIIRLTEENLPDFQGLYIEFFKELRGKQGWSPHAEAEYRVEATHYFKRGDIIFLAVENGKTVGFIRISSRDGSFWVEELFVRPEFRGRGIGRALVERAEEEVLKWDSALYLFVLPQDKDAIAFWKRLGYDTINTVELVKDLEPTPRDEGFHTVELLGERFKIFRWMGEKFSEDEKRFMELLEEFYRRGGTKEEFLRLVTRTLEGWLSEGGE
- a CDS encoding GNAT family N-acetyltransferase, which encodes MIIREARPDDKPFIEEIARLTWGGEDYLARVFDDWLEDGGFYVLEVDGKVVGTAKLTILPGKVGWLEGLRVHPDYRGRGYGRKLHDFMLRLGERLAKEGKIEALEFATYFLNRESIAMAEKTGFRVKAKFFIFSAKTADFQPEKPEQIEPELSDLTLGLIPVGWRFVRRSEEALDWIRKNAHIYDFNGFRFLVSRRGATFTPLDVGLATLKAMLPAMAWVAEERGRGNFDVMLPSGVKPLLPGLKRLGLSLWDETEEPNVLVFRKRLVRG
- a CDS encoding M20/M25/M40 family metallo-hydrolase; amino-acid sequence: MKTERAKEILLQLLKIPSPSGQEDRLMLHIMEFLHRLDYDVKIESDGEIIDLVVNPEAELFYEVHVDTIPIRAEPFVRGNIIYGTGASDIKGGAAAILLMLEELRKENKDLNVGIVFVSDEELGGRGSALFMERYKPRMAVVLEPTDLEVHIAHAGNIEAYFEVDGKEAHGACPESGVNAIEETYKMLEELKKLEPFKAKGEFFDPHIGIQELVCENPVYLIPALCKGRLEARLLPEQEVEDVLDLMDPILDEYTKSYEYTEIWDGYRLEPDEEIVQLAKKAMDRTGLDEFGGMRSWTDAINFMYNGTRTIVFGPGNLDISHTKFERIDVRDVVTASEFLKALNEIYGGNEPKE
- a CDS encoding ATP-binding protein; this encodes MEFIDREKEMKVLEREWENRPSFVVLYGRRRVGKTRLMREFSKGRKTFFFTFPEAIKEVQMREFKRALASFLRDELILKVETDNWFDLLSYLAERAEDCLIVLDEFTYAIKSDRKILSDLQRVWDGILSEKNVMLVISGSLLGMMWDDVLSHASPLYGRRTRSLHLKPLDYPNALKFFEDKEYGIRAYMLVGGIPPYLRLASRYSSIEEFVREEFLSDYGLFYDEPYIILGEELRELKSYFSILRAIAEGNRRLERIANYLGLPARSVYPYIETLMRLGFVEKETPILGSRKVSLYRISDPVLLSWFVLTYPQMAEIASGTAKLADLYKVFSVRFEDLAREFLLFKRPFEFETLGRWWFRGEEIDIVALGGDIASLIEVKWRDLSERDAGRILKGLEGKAELVRFDGKFRFGIIARSVEGKEGLRKKCYLIWDLEDFY